One genomic segment of Mycolicibacterium psychrotolerans includes these proteins:
- a CDS encoding SRPBCC family protein: MSVIDSARQHAKHLVAKAAEKVTDHAGADSPVQAVTIGRPRPEVVALFTDPDRLSRVFGDVAAVESIGPDRQRWTFGSDTAWECVVGVDDDSHVRFVDARPDGTTSVALTFRDAPSDRGTEVIARLSTPGPGALTGALAFKVLYRARALLMTGEIPTIVRNPSARASAR; encoded by the coding sequence ATGAGCGTCATCGACAGCGCCAGACAGCACGCCAAACACCTCGTGGCCAAGGCCGCCGAGAAAGTGACCGACCACGCCGGCGCCGATTCACCGGTCCAGGCCGTCACCATCGGCCGTCCCCGCCCCGAGGTCGTCGCCCTGTTCACCGACCCCGACCGGCTCTCCCGAGTATTCGGCGACGTCGCCGCCGTGGAGAGCATCGGCCCCGACCGGCAGCGGTGGACGTTCGGCTCCGACACCGCGTGGGAGTGCGTCGTGGGCGTCGACGACGACAGCCACGTCCGGTTCGTCGACGCCCGGCCAGACGGCACGACGTCGGTCGCGCTGACGTTCCGCGATGCGCCGTCGGATCGCGGCACCGAGGTGATCGCGCGGCTGAGCACTCCCGGGCCGGGCGCGCTCACCGGCGCACTGGCCTTCAAGGTCCTCTACCGGGCCCGAGCACTGTTGATGACCGGCGAGATCCCGACCATCGTCCGCAACCCGAGCGCCCGCGCGTCGGCGCGCTGA
- a CDS encoding DUF3072 domain-containing protein, protein MTDNGNHAPQENAEKDPSQWVTGEEPMTGAQRSYLHTLAQEAGAEIPEDATKAQASELIDQLQQQTGRGN, encoded by the coding sequence ATGACAGACAACGGCAATCACGCACCGCAGGAGAACGCCGAGAAGGACCCGTCTCAGTGGGTCACGGGCGAGGAGCCGATGACCGGGGCGCAGCGAAGCTATCTGCACACCCTCGCCCAGGAGGCCGGTGCGGAGATCCCCGAGGACGCCACCAAGGCGCAGGCGTCCGAGTTGATCGACCAACTGCAGCAGCAGACCGGTCGCGGGAACTGA
- a CDS encoding ChaB family protein translates to MPKTTKSGKAKERELPSTLQKSDDKAKRTFAKAHDAAADEYGEGERAHRVAYSALKHSYEKVGDHWEKKDQRGPSDDRAESGGPRASGETAEGVNANATKKHLTDIAKRLNITGRSKMSKDELVEEIKKANRRESRKSRG, encoded by the coding sequence ATGCCGAAGACCACCAAGTCGGGTAAGGCCAAGGAACGCGAACTGCCCAGCACACTGCAGAAATCCGACGACAAGGCGAAGCGCACCTTCGCCAAGGCCCATGACGCCGCCGCCGACGAGTACGGCGAGGGCGAGCGGGCTCACCGCGTGGCCTACAGCGCGCTCAAGCACAGCTACGAGAAGGTCGGCGACCACTGGGAGAAGAAGGACCAGCGCGGGCCCTCCGACGACCGGGCGGAAAGCGGAGGACCACGGGCGTCGGGCGAGACCGCCGAGGGCGTCAACGCCAACGCCACCAAAAAGCACCTCACCGATATCGCCAAGCGGCTGAACATCACGGGCCGCTCGAAGATGTCGAAAGACGAGCTGGTGGAAGAAATCAAGAAGGCGAACC
- a CDS encoding RecQ family ATP-dependent DNA helicase: MGGAVIRRSDLQEAAGRVFGWTLRDEQLDGMEAVSGGRDVLAVMPTGSGKSAIYQVPAILMPGVTVVVSPLIALQQDQIENLNDTAAPDAVAVNSRQSAGRTERSWEAVRAGEAEYVFLAPEQMLKDEVIDRLSAVELAMVVVDEAHCVSAWGHDFRPSYLRLADAVRRLGGAPVVALTATASPVVRADIVSHLGMRDPAVIATGFDRPNIRLEVEHHVDDRDKRAAVLDAVAALAGPGLVYTATRKDAERCAAALRERGVAAGAYHAGLRAADRDEVHRAFRDDDIDVVVATSAFGMGIDKADVRFVVHASIPDSVDSYYQQVGRAGRDGRDAVARLFYRPEDLSLAKFFMTAHADEERLTAVFGALSTTTPKRLRQLSDDTGISGRALTQAVNLLEQAAAVRSGRRGFTAVDEDVQQVLARAVRITEATERVDRTRVEMMRGYAETTDCRRRNLLGYFGELMAHPCGNCDSCEDRAGRGHPLTDEQPAVPPNTPVEHREWGHGVVISGESDRITVLFDEFGYRTLAMDVVRDAHILTIGAEDVSAGTPRVAASS, from the coding sequence ATGGGCGGGGCCGTGATTCGACGAAGTGACCTGCAGGAGGCCGCCGGTCGCGTGTTCGGCTGGACGCTGCGCGACGAGCAACTCGACGGGATGGAGGCCGTGAGCGGCGGCCGCGACGTGCTGGCCGTGATGCCGACGGGGTCGGGAAAGTCGGCGATCTATCAGGTGCCCGCCATCCTGATGCCCGGCGTGACGGTGGTGGTCTCGCCGCTGATCGCCTTGCAGCAGGACCAGATCGAGAACCTGAACGACACGGCCGCGCCCGATGCGGTGGCGGTGAATTCGCGCCAGAGTGCCGGGCGCACCGAGCGCAGCTGGGAAGCGGTGCGGGCGGGCGAGGCCGAGTACGTGTTCCTCGCACCGGAGCAGATGCTCAAAGACGAGGTGATCGACCGGCTTTCGGCGGTCGAGCTGGCGATGGTCGTGGTCGACGAGGCGCATTGTGTGTCGGCATGGGGCCACGACTTCCGGCCGAGCTATCTGCGGCTGGCCGATGCGGTGCGGCGACTGGGCGGAGCGCCCGTGGTGGCGCTGACCGCGACAGCGTCACCAGTGGTGCGTGCTGACATCGTCAGCCACCTGGGCATGCGCGATCCCGCCGTGATCGCCACCGGGTTCGACCGGCCGAACATCCGGCTCGAGGTCGAGCACCACGTCGACGACCGGGACAAGCGCGCCGCCGTCCTCGACGCGGTGGCCGCGCTGGCGGGCCCCGGCCTCGTGTACACCGCCACCCGCAAGGACGCCGAGCGCTGCGCCGCGGCATTGCGCGAGCGGGGTGTCGCCGCGGGCGCGTACCACGCCGGACTGCGCGCGGCCGACCGCGACGAGGTGCACCGCGCCTTCCGGGACGACGACATCGACGTCGTCGTCGCCACATCCGCGTTCGGCATGGGCATCGACAAGGCGGATGTCCGCTTCGTCGTGCACGCGTCGATCCCGGACTCGGTGGACAGCTACTACCAGCAGGTGGGCCGCGCCGGCCGGGACGGGCGGGACGCGGTGGCGCGGCTGTTCTACCGCCCCGAGGACCTGTCGCTGGCGAAGTTCTTCATGACTGCGCACGCCGACGAGGAGCGCCTCACGGCGGTGTTCGGGGCGCTGTCGACCACCACGCCCAAGCGCCTCAGACAACTGAGCGACGACACCGGCATCAGCGGCCGCGCGCTGACCCAGGCGGTAAACCTGCTCGAGCAGGCGGCCGCCGTCAGGTCGGGGCGCCGCGGGTTCACCGCGGTCGACGAGGACGTGCAGCAGGTGCTCGCGCGGGCAGTCCGCATCACCGAGGCGACCGAACGGGTCGACCGCACCCGCGTCGAGATGATGCGCGGCTACGCCGAGACCACCGACTGCCGGCGCCGCAACCTGCTCGGTTACTTCGGCGAGCTGATGGCCCATCCGTGCGGCAACTGCGACAGCTGCGAAGACAGGGCCGGACGGGGGCATCCGCTGACAGACGAGCAACCGGCCGTGCCGCCGAACACCCCCGTCGAGCACCGCGAGTGGGGCCACGGAGTGGTCATCAGCGGCGAATCCGACCGCATCACTGTGCTTTTCGACGAGTTCGGCTACCGCACGCTGGCGATGGACGTGGTTCGGGACGCGCACATTCTGACGATCGGCGCCGAGGATGTTTCGGCGGGTACGCCCCGGGTAGCTGCGAGCTCATGA
- a CDS encoding aldehyde dehydrogenase family protein gives MTVLDPRTGDTVARVPIAGAADCDAAVGRARTASAAWARTPAADRAAAVAAAADAVAAAADELAELNQRETGKPRDDALGGVEAGIGTLRQYAQLGPVHRGRSLLGGPAAIDVMVPEPRGVVAVLTPWNDPVAVAAGLIGAALVTGNTVVHKPSERCPRTGRRFAELVAAALPDGVLEIVDGDGPVGAQLAGDERIDVVAHVGSSSTGRAIAQACAAHGAKALLENGGNDALIVDDDVSPRWAAEQAAQGAFANAGQICVAVERIYVVESLAEAFVDALVAEAHCWNDRIGPLVDERHRVLVHSHVTDAVRRGARVLVGGEPRPGPGTFYPPTVLTGCTPDMALFAEETFGPIAPVRVVPDFATALAEAADDRYGLAATVLTADMAHAQEAWHALPVGTVKINAVFGGAPGGSAEPRRASGSGIGYGPELLEEMTAMKVVHWSPPGQ, from the coding sequence ATGACTGTCCTCGATCCCCGCACCGGCGACACGGTCGCGCGTGTCCCGATCGCCGGTGCGGCCGACTGCGACGCAGCGGTGGGCCGTGCGCGAACGGCGTCGGCGGCGTGGGCGCGGACACCGGCTGCCGATCGGGCAGCCGCGGTGGCTGCGGCGGCCGACGCCGTCGCCGCGGCGGCGGACGAACTCGCCGAGCTCAATCAGCGCGAGACCGGAAAGCCTCGCGACGACGCCCTCGGCGGGGTGGAAGCCGGGATCGGAACGCTGCGCCAGTACGCCCAACTGGGACCTGTGCACCGCGGCCGCAGTCTGCTCGGCGGGCCGGCGGCCATCGATGTGATGGTGCCCGAACCCCGCGGGGTCGTCGCGGTGCTGACGCCGTGGAACGACCCTGTCGCCGTGGCCGCTGGACTGATCGGCGCGGCACTGGTGACCGGCAACACCGTCGTGCACAAGCCGAGCGAGCGTTGCCCGCGCACCGGGCGACGGTTCGCCGAACTGGTCGCCGCGGCGCTGCCCGACGGCGTGCTGGAGATCGTCGACGGGGACGGGCCCGTCGGCGCGCAGTTGGCCGGCGACGAGCGCATCGACGTGGTCGCCCATGTCGGGAGCAGTTCCACGGGCCGCGCCATCGCGCAAGCCTGCGCGGCGCACGGCGCCAAGGCGCTGCTGGAGAACGGCGGCAACGACGCGCTCATCGTCGACGACGACGTGTCACCCCGCTGGGCGGCCGAGCAAGCAGCGCAGGGCGCCTTCGCCAATGCCGGTCAGATCTGCGTGGCCGTCGAGCGGATCTATGTCGTGGAATCCCTGGCCGAGGCCTTCGTCGACGCCCTGGTGGCTGAGGCGCACTGTTGGAACGACCGCATCGGCCCGCTCGTCGACGAGCGGCACCGCGTGCTCGTACACAGTCATGTCACCGACGCGGTGCGTCGCGGCGCCCGCGTGCTGGTGGGCGGCGAACCGCGGCCGGGTCCCGGCACGTTCTACCCGCCGACGGTGCTGACCGGGTGCACGCCGGACATGGCACTGTTCGCCGAGGAGACGTTCGGGCCGATCGCGCCGGTGCGGGTGGTGCCGGACTTCGCCACGGCGCTGGCCGAGGCCGCCGACGACCGCTACGGGTTGGCCGCCACGGTGCTGACCGCCGACATGGCGCACGCCCAGGAGGCCTGGCACGCACTGCCGGTGGGGACCGTGAAGATCAACGCGGTGTTCGGTGGCGCGCCCGGCGGGTCCGCCGAGCCGCGTCGCGCCAGTGGCTCGGGCATCGGATACGGGCCCGAACTGCTCGAGGAGATGACGGCGATGAAAGTGGTGCACTGGTCACCGCCGGGCCAATAG
- a CDS encoding GNAT family N-acetyltransferase has product MTTDKTGAPTEVAAEQDRFAISVDGNQAGFTEFVDHEGRRIFPHTVVDDEYSGRGLATILIQQALEATRDAGLRIVPVCSMVAGFLENNHEFDDIVDPVTTEVKRVLAQG; this is encoded by the coding sequence ATGACCACCGACAAGACCGGCGCACCGACCGAGGTCGCGGCCGAACAGGACCGGTTCGCGATCTCCGTCGACGGAAACCAGGCCGGGTTCACCGAGTTCGTCGACCACGAGGGCCGGCGCATCTTTCCGCACACCGTCGTCGACGACGAGTACTCCGGGCGCGGGCTGGCCACGATCCTCATACAGCAGGCGCTCGAAGCCACCCGCGACGCCGGTTTGCGGATCGTCCCGGTGTGCTCGATGGTCGCCGGCTTCCTCGAGAATAACCACGAGTTCGACGACATCGTCGACCCCGTCACCACCGAGGTGAAACGGGTGCTCGCGCAAGGCTGA
- a CDS encoding GNAT family N-acetyltransferase has translation MANDRTGAPTEVAAEPDRFSISVEGRTVGVADFYDRDGRRVFPHTEVDPRFQGRGLATILVREALEATRAAGLRVVPQCWMVAEFIDKNPEFADLTGDPS, from the coding sequence ATGGCCAACGACAGAACCGGGGCGCCGACGGAGGTCGCCGCCGAACCGGACCGCTTCAGCATCTCCGTGGAGGGCCGCACGGTGGGGGTCGCCGATTTCTACGACCGCGACGGTCGACGGGTCTTCCCGCACACCGAGGTCGACCCGCGCTTCCAGGGCCGCGGTCTGGCGACCATTCTCGTCCGTGAGGCACTGGAGGCGACCCGGGCCGCGGGGCTGCGCGTCGTGCCGCAATGCTGGATGGTCGCTGAGTTCATCGACAAGAACCCCGAGTTCGCCGATCTGACAGGAGACCCCTCATGA
- a CDS encoding pyridoxamine 5'-phosphate oxidase family protein encodes MGKNERAKIVMTDGEITEFIERSRTATMATVLPNGRPHLVAMWYAVLDGEIWFETKAKSQKAVNLRRDPTITVMVEDGLSYDTLRGVSIDGSAEIYDDPETNLRVGISVWERYTGPYTEEARPFVDQMMNNRICVRVVPSRMRSWDHRKLGLGGMPISGSTAQYL; translated from the coding sequence GTGGGCAAGAACGAACGCGCGAAGATCGTGATGACCGACGGTGAGATCACCGAGTTCATCGAACGGAGCCGCACGGCCACCATGGCGACCGTCCTGCCGAACGGCCGGCCGCATCTGGTGGCGATGTGGTACGCGGTGCTCGACGGCGAGATCTGGTTCGAGACCAAGGCCAAGTCGCAGAAGGCCGTCAACCTGCGCCGCGACCCGACCATCACCGTGATGGTCGAGGACGGCCTGTCCTACGACACGCTGCGGGGTGTGTCGATCGACGGCAGCGCCGAGATCTACGACGATCCGGAGACCAACCTGCGGGTCGGTATCAGTGTGTGGGAGCGCTACACCGGCCCGTACACCGAGGAGGCGCGCCCGTTCGTCGACCAGATGATGAACAACCGCATCTGTGTCCGGGTGGTGCCGTCGCGGATGCGCAGCTGGGATCATCGCAAGCTCGGCCTGGGCGGCATGCCGATCTCCGGGAGTACCGCCCAGTATCTGTAG
- a CDS encoding FAD-dependent oxidoreductase, with protein sequence MNAADTHLDADLVVIGYGKGGKTLAATLARQGWSVVMVERSPMMYGGTCINTGCVPTKALISRSEHLAPGAHPQHYRDAVAATARLTSTLRAANFSMLDTLDSATVLTGEAVFRDAHTVEVHTADRGTVTVTGRHLVVGTGSHAVIPDIPGLRDAPNLATSTEMLVEDRLPDRLVVLGGGYIGMEFAAMYAAYGSDVTVLERHADILGQEDSDVAACAREVMEAAGVRIVTSAVIDRVDDQGDGTSAVAFHTEAGPETLPADTVLVALGRTPATEALALDRAGVKVTARGAISVDEHLRTSQPHIFAVGDVNGGPQFTYVSLDDHRIVLDQLTGSGARSTTDRRAVPYTLFLTPPLSRVGLTERAAVDAGRSVKTAAMRVADMATVPRARIVEETAGMMKVVVDAHTDEILGAALLSYDSHEVINTVALAMRHGITASQLRDEIYTHPSMTEAFNQLLGALR encoded by the coding sequence GTGAACGCCGCTGACACCCACCTCGACGCCGACCTCGTCGTGATCGGCTACGGCAAGGGCGGCAAGACGCTGGCCGCCACGCTGGCCCGGCAAGGCTGGTCGGTGGTCATGGTGGAACGGTCACCGATGATGTACGGCGGCACCTGCATCAACACCGGCTGCGTGCCGACCAAGGCACTCATCTCGCGGTCCGAACACCTGGCGCCCGGCGCCCATCCGCAGCACTACCGGGACGCCGTGGCCGCCACCGCACGCCTCACCTCGACGCTGCGTGCCGCCAACTTCTCCATGCTCGACACGCTCGACAGCGCCACGGTGCTGACCGGTGAGGCGGTGTTCCGGGACGCGCACACCGTCGAGGTGCACACCGCTGACCGCGGCACGGTCACCGTGACCGGCCGCCATCTCGTGGTGGGCACCGGCTCGCACGCCGTCATCCCCGACATTCCGGGTCTGCGCGACGCGCCGAACCTCGCGACGAGCACCGAGATGCTCGTCGAGGACCGGCTGCCCGACCGGCTGGTCGTGCTCGGGGGTGGGTACATCGGCATGGAATTCGCCGCGATGTACGCCGCATACGGCTCCGACGTCACCGTCCTCGAACGCCACGCCGACATCCTCGGGCAGGAGGACTCCGATGTGGCCGCCTGCGCCCGCGAGGTGATGGAGGCCGCAGGCGTGCGGATCGTCACCTCGGCGGTCATCGACCGCGTCGACGACCAGGGCGACGGCACCAGTGCCGTGGCGTTCCACACCGAGGCCGGGCCGGAGACACTGCCGGCCGACACCGTGCTGGTCGCACTCGGGCGCACACCGGCGACCGAGGCGCTGGCGCTGGACCGCGCCGGTGTGAAAGTCACTGCGCGCGGCGCCATCTCGGTCGACGAGCACCTTCGGACCAGCCAACCGCACATCTTCGCCGTCGGCGACGTCAACGGCGGCCCTCAGTTCACCTACGTCTCCCTCGACGATCACCGGATCGTGCTCGACCAGCTCACCGGCAGCGGTGCGCGCAGCACCACCGACCGCAGGGCCGTGCCGTACACCCTGTTCCTGACTCCCCCGCTCTCGCGCGTCGGCCTCACCGAACGCGCGGCCGTCGACGCCGGGCGTTCCGTCAAGACCGCCGCGATGCGCGTCGCCGACATGGCGACGGTGCCGCGCGCCCGCATCGTCGAGGAGACCGCGGGCATGATGAAGGTCGTCGTGGACGCCCACACCGACGAGATCCTCGGTGCGGCGCTGCTGTCCTACGATTCGCACGAGGTGATCAACACCGTCGCGCTCGCGATGCGCCACGGCATCACGGCGTCGCAGTTGCGCGACGAGATCTACACCCATCCGTCGATGACCGAGGCGTTCAACCAGCTCCTCGGCGCACTGCGCTGA
- a CDS encoding cutinase family protein yields MGCASRSIRSCRVSTAIAVNLVLASLAMPSALAQPAGPEPQLPGPPPAVPAAPPAIGPLDAAAPPPGCPDVQVLFARGTTEPPGLGAMGEAFVDDLKARVGPRSVAVYPVDYPASPDFPTALQGVVDASTQVQKIAAACPDTHMVLGGYSQGAAVMGFVTTELIPDGVSASEVPQPMPPDIADHVAAVALLGTPSDRFMNVIQQPAVKIGPLYQPKTIELCVPDDFVCSPGNDIGAHARYISDGLVGQAADFAAGKIAASPKPTSHAG; encoded by the coding sequence GTGGGGTGTGCTTCTCGTTCGATCCGTTCGTGCCGGGTATCCACGGCCATCGCCGTCAACCTCGTGCTCGCGTCGCTGGCCATGCCGTCGGCCCTGGCGCAGCCCGCAGGTCCCGAACCGCAACTGCCCGGCCCACCACCGGCCGTGCCGGCCGCGCCGCCTGCGATCGGGCCGCTCGACGCAGCTGCTCCGCCGCCCGGGTGTCCGGATGTGCAGGTGCTTTTCGCGCGCGGCACCACCGAACCCCCGGGACTCGGGGCGATGGGCGAGGCATTCGTCGACGACCTCAAGGCCCGCGTCGGTCCCCGGTCGGTGGCGGTGTACCCCGTCGACTATCCCGCGAGCCCCGACTTCCCCACCGCACTGCAGGGCGTCGTCGACGCCAGCACACAGGTGCAGAAGATCGCGGCAGCGTGCCCCGACACCCACATGGTGCTGGGCGGCTACTCCCAGGGCGCGGCCGTGATGGGCTTCGTGACAACCGAATTGATTCCCGACGGGGTGTCGGCGTCGGAGGTGCCGCAGCCGATGCCGCCCGACATCGCCGACCATGTCGCCGCGGTGGCACTGCTCGGCACACCGTCGGACCGGTTCATGAACGTCATCCAGCAGCCGGCAGTCAAGATCGGCCCGCTGTACCAGCCCAAGACCATCGAGCTGTGCGTGCCGGACGACTTCGTGTGCTCGCCCGGTAACGACATCGGCGCCCACGCCCGCTACATCTCCGACGGTCTGGTTGGTCAGGCGGCGGACTTCGCCGCGGGCAAGATCGCCGCGAGCCCGAAGCCGACGTCCCACGCCGGGTGA
- a CDS encoding zinc-dependent alcohol dehydrogenase yields the protein MRALVWNGVNDLAVETVDDPEILNPHDVIVAVTLTTTCGSDLHFIDGYIPGMREGDVFGHEFMGEVVEVGHEVTGIRVGTRVVVPSFIACNSCWYCDHDLYSLCDTTNPNAELQAPVLGAPTAGIYGYTHEFGGYAGSHAQFVRVPFGDVNCFAIPDYVTDEQALFMSDAVPTGYMGADFCDIAGGDVVAVWGAGGVGLMAARSALLNGAGRVITIDRIPERLTLAERLGAETINYAEVDSVAEVLREKTGGRGPDSVIEAVGMEGHSTGIQQVYDRTKQALRLETDRAASLREAILACRKGGVVSVLGVYGVTDKFPMGALMNKGLTLRSAQQHGQRYIPQFFDYVQQGDLDPSILITHDLPLEDGVRAYDMFKNKTDGCIRVALRP from the coding sequence ATGAGAGCACTGGTGTGGAACGGCGTCAACGACCTCGCGGTGGAAACCGTCGACGACCCCGAGATCCTCAACCCGCACGACGTCATCGTGGCGGTCACCCTGACCACCACCTGCGGCTCGGACCTGCACTTCATCGACGGCTACATCCCCGGCATGCGGGAGGGCGACGTCTTCGGGCACGAGTTCATGGGCGAGGTCGTCGAGGTGGGCCACGAGGTCACCGGGATCAGGGTCGGCACCCGGGTGGTCGTGCCGTCGTTCATCGCGTGCAACAGCTGTTGGTACTGCGATCACGACCTGTACTCGCTGTGTGACACCACGAACCCGAACGCCGAACTGCAGGCGCCCGTGCTGGGCGCCCCGACAGCCGGCATCTACGGCTACACCCACGAGTTCGGCGGCTACGCCGGCAGCCACGCGCAGTTCGTGCGGGTGCCGTTCGGCGACGTGAACTGCTTCGCGATCCCGGACTACGTGACCGACGAGCAGGCGCTGTTCATGTCGGACGCGGTGCCGACCGGGTACATGGGCGCCGACTTCTGCGACATCGCCGGCGGCGACGTCGTCGCGGTGTGGGGCGCCGGGGGAGTCGGTCTGATGGCGGCGCGCAGTGCGCTGCTCAACGGTGCCGGCCGGGTGATCACGATCGACCGGATCCCCGAAAGGCTCACCCTGGCAGAACGATTGGGTGCCGAAACGATCAACTACGCCGAGGTCGACAGCGTGGCCGAGGTGCTCAGGGAGAAGACCGGCGGACGTGGGCCCGACTCGGTGATCGAGGCCGTCGGCATGGAAGGCCACAGCACCGGCATCCAGCAGGTGTACGACCGCACCAAGCAGGCGCTGCGCTTGGAGACCGACCGCGCCGCCAGCCTGCGCGAGGCCATCCTGGCGTGCCGCAAAGGCGGCGTCGTCTCGGTGCTCGGCGTCTACGGGGTGACCGACAAGTTCCCCATGGGCGCACTGATGAACAAGGGCCTGACGCTGCGTTCGGCACAGCAGCACGGCCAGCGCTACATCCCGCAGTTCTTCGACTACGTGCAGCAGGGCGATCTCGACCCGTCGATCCTGATCACCCACGACCTGCCGCTCGAGGACGGGGTGCGCGCCTACGACATGTTCAAGAACAAGACCGACGGCTGTATCCGGGTCGCGTTGCGGCCCTGA